A genomic window from Cyprinus carpio isolate SPL01 chromosome A2, ASM1834038v1, whole genome shotgun sequence includes:
- the LOC109104109 gene encoding tubulin beta chain-like, translated as MREIVHIQAGQCGNQIGAKFWEVISDEHGIDPTGSYQGDSKLQLERINVYYNEASGNKYVPRAILVDLEPGTMDSVRSGPFGQIFRPDNFVFGQSGAGNNWAKGHYTEGAELVDSVMDVVRKESENCDCLQGFQLTHSLGGGTGSGMGTLLISKIREEYPDRIMNTFSVMPSPKVSDTVVEPYNATLSVHQLVENTDETFCIDNEALYDICFRTLKLTTPTYGDLNHLVSATMSGVTTCLRFPGQLNADLRKLAVNMVPFPRLHFFMPGFAPLTSRGSQQYRALSVPELTQQMFDAKNMMAACDPRHGRYLTVAAIFRGRMSMREVDEQMLNIQNKNSSYFVEWIPNNVKTAVCDIPPRGLKMSATFIGNSTAIQELFRRISEQFTAMFRRKAFLHWYTGEGMDEMEFTEAESNMNDLVSEYQQYQDATADEIGEYEEDDIEDEEDARH; from the exons aTGAGGGAGATTGTTCATATTCAAGCCGGACAGTGCGGAAACCAGATTGGTGCCAAG TTTTGGGAGGTGATCAGTGATGAACACGGGATCGACCCCACTGGCAGTTACCAAGGTGACAGTAAACTGCAGCTGGAGAGGATAAATGTTTATTACAATGAGGCATCTG GAAACAAATATGTCCCTCGTGCCATCCTGGTGGACCTTGAGCCTGGCACCATGGACTCGGTCCGCTCCGGCCCATTTGGACAAATCTTCAGGCCAGATAACTTTGTGTTTG GTCAAAGCGGAGCTGGGAACAATTGGGCCAAAGGCCACTACACAGAGGGAGCAGAGCTAGTGGACTCAGTTATGGATGTGGTACGCAAGGAGTCCGAGAACTGTGACTGCCTGCAGGGCTTCCAGCTCACACACTCCCTGGGCGGAGGCACCGGTTCTGGTATGGGCACCCTCCTCATCAGCAAGATCCGTGAGGAGTACCCCGACCGCATCATGAACACTTTCAGCGTCATGCCTTCACCCAAAGTGTCAGACACAGTGGTGGAGCCCTACAATGCTACGCTCTCTGTGCACCAACTGGTGGAGAACACTGATGAGACCTTCTGCATCGACAACGAAGCACTCTACGACATTTGCTTCCGCACACTTAAACTCACCACACCTACTTACGGCGACCTGAACCACCTTGTTTCAGCAACCATGAGCGGAGTCACCACCTGCCTGCGCTTCCCAGGTCAACTTAATGCCGACCTCCGCAAGCTGGCAGTTAACATGGTGCCCTTCCCTCGCCTCCACTTCTTCATGCCGGGATTTGCGCCCCTGACAAGTCGTGGTAGCCAGCAGTACCGTGCTCTTTCAGTTCCAGAGCTAACGCAGCAGATGTTTGATGCCAAGAACATGATGGCAGCCTGCGACCCTCGCCACGGCCGCTACCTCACCGTGGCAGCCATCTTCCGTGGCCGTATGTCCATGAGGGAGGTGGACGAGCAGATGCTGAATATCCAGAACAAGAACAGCAGCTATTTTGTGGAATGGATCCCAAACAACGTCAAGACGGCAGTCTGCGACATCCCGCCACGTGGGCTCAAAATGTCCGCCACGTTCATCGGCAACAGCACAGCCATTCAAGAGCTGTTCCGCAGGATTTCAGAGCAGTTCACCGCCATGTTCAGACGCAAGGCTTTCCTGCACTGGTACACTGGTGAGGGAATGGACGAGATGGAGTTCACAGAGGCAGAAAGCAACATGAATGACCTGGTCTCTGAGTACCAGCAGTACCAAGACGCCACTGCTGACGAAATAGGCGAGTATGAAGAGGACGATATCGAAGACGAGGAGGACGCTCGCCATTAA